One segment of Brassica napus cultivar Da-Ae chromosome C3, Da-Ae, whole genome shotgun sequence DNA contains the following:
- the LOC106358528 gene encoding protein EMBRYONIC FLOWER 1-like isoform X1 → MSSSIKINSISIDLAGAANEINMVKCDHFSIRGFVAETRERDDRKCWPFSEESVTLENQQSYPLPSLSVPKFRWWRCMSCIKDINADGIKDLGLHANSTSISGEKLDETSSVIPSQSKLNPLTITDQEKERDNDIAGSAVVENENVNCERAHKDDQTVTATTLVKKVHPPSMDASTVRNKIRKLASREQVGNKRSKVSKSSTDASSWKEKQNVTTFASSEIAGVVEDTPPKAIKNRYKDDKVSSESINLGFQRRKTRKVRLLSELIVDPETKANGGSNNIRQEESSSSSKARGRKRKVPPENNYVSRKLSKGGATSDQGDSDSADSGFDRDLIKGKKKNRRFQVVDEFVPSLPSQEGVHENDAAGSSKSALSKDKDSVPQRAEKKLKKKKNKPVIKDNEKSSLISFSSINTSSQSTRDLMNEERVGSSLDDHRLAAEGYFRKPIPPQVNNDRPVTSLHVPENAHVRPSDVEANSLQEFGSSSRPNTGGWLRTGVDAVDFSTTNNNNTDKGFADLFSVLQKEASGADRKGKTVMVQEHHEPLGSQSHDRNENTPEEANDDITLEIAELMAKNQYERCLPDKEDDVSNKQPPQEETPHRSKNALLIDLNETYDNETSLEDTNNNTSKPQQKPLDFFPLRQPYVPSSPFGIFPPTQENRSNSIRFSSGHNNPQWLGNVPAMANQHPSSSSYRVLRGCNTCYQSVPHQYREPASSHQIWPPSIVQRPQCHHQTPVSSFNMDQSTRLGPSNNNTWNLNFVTPNGKQRCDGNRSMDAFSNESSIPALNLLSLMDPRLRSSNAPVDHHGNVNFTRRHFPPSKERIGLETGDSGKTAYPSKQSPFNFYSNGFAPEASRKSFPIGPPLGTSSFSFQNAQAAPWSHHHHHHHQEKINKSKDTVFPGSNDQGRFQLLRGSNSMKLPLKEMNQKRKAESSSNASALPPKNSSGSFECIVNRNPADFTVAEPGNVYMLTSENLKVVRKRAPYKTKASLCKEDAMKQTKKTVGPVTENA, encoded by the exons ATGAGTTCCTCCATTAAGATCAACTCGATATCAATAGATCTCGCAGGCGCTGCCAACGAGATTAATATGGTAAAATGTGATCACTTCTCCATACG TGGATTCGTAGCTGAAACGCGTGAGAGAGACGATAGAAAATGTTGGCCATTCTCAGAAGAGAGTGTTACTTTGGAGAATCAACAAAGCTATCCCCTTCCTTCTTTATCTGTTCCAAAGTTTAGATGGTGGCGTTGTATGAGTTGCATCAAAGATATCAATGCTGATGGGATAAAGG atttaggaCTGCATGCAAACTCAACAAGTATAAGCGGGGAAAAGCTAGATGAAACCTCTTCGGTTATCCCTAGTCAAAGCAAATTGAATCCACTAACAATCACCGATCAGGAGAAAGAAAGGGACAATGATATTGCAG GTAGTGCTGTTGTGGAGAATGAGAATGTAAACTGTGAAAGAGCTCATAAGGATGATCAGACAG TTACAGCTACTACGTTAGTCAAGAAAGTTCATCCTCCATCTATGGATGCTTCTACTGTTAGAAACAAGATCAGAAAGCTCGCGAGTCGAGAACAAGTAGGCAACAAGAGATCTAAAGTAAGCAAATCATCAACGGATGCCAGCAGCTGGAAAGAGAAGCAAAACGTGACAACTTTTGCATCATCAGAGATAGCTGGTGTGGTTGAGGATACGCCTCCCAAGGCAATCAAGAATCGTTATAAAGACGACAAGGTGTCATCAGAGAGTATAAATCTTGGGTTTCAGCGTAGGAAAACTCGCAAGGTTCGTCTACTCAGCGAGCTGATAGTTGATCCCGAGACCAAAGCTAATGGTGGTAGTAACAATATAAGACAAgaagagtcttcttcttcttcgaaggCTAGAGGTAGAAAAAGAAAGGTACCACCTGAAAACAACTATGTCAGCCGGAAACTAAGCAAAGGCGGCGCCACTTCTGATCAAGGTGATAGTGATTCAGCAGATAGTGGGTTTGACAGAGATCTTATTAAGGGTAAGAAGAAGAACAGAAGATTCCAGGTTGTTGACGAGTTTGTTCCATCACTTCCTTCTCAAGAGGGAGTCCATGAGAATGATGCAGCAGGTTCTAGTAAGAGTGCTTTGTCCAAGGATAAAGACTCGGTTCCTCAGAGAGCAGAGAAGAagctcaagaagaagaaaaacaagccTGTAATAAAGGATAACGAGAAGAGTAGCCTGATCAGTTTTAGTTCCATAAATACAAGCTCCCAATCTACTAGAGATTTAATGAATGAAGAAAGGGTTGGCAGTTCACTTGACGATCACCGTTTGGCTGCAGAAGGGTATTTCAGAAAACCTATCCCTCCTCAGGTTAATAATGATAGGCCGGTTACTTCTTTGCATGTGCCAGAGAATGCACATGTTAGGCCAAGTGATGTAGAAGCAAACAGTCTTCAAGAGTTTGGTTCCTCTTCTAGACCAAACACAGGTGGATGGTTGAGAACTGGAGTGGATGCTGTTGACTTCAGCaccaccaacaacaacaacacagaTAAAGGCTTTGCAGATCTATTTTCTGTGCTGCAAAAG GAAGCTTCTGGTGCAGACAGAAAGGGGAAGACAGTAATGGTCCAAGAACATCATGAACCTCTCGGAAGCCAAAGCCATGATAGAAATGAGAACACACCTGAAGAGGCAAACGATGATATCACTTTGGAGATAGCCGAGCTCATGGCTAAAAACCAATACGAGAGGTGTCTTCCAGACAAAGAAGATGACGTTAGCAACAAGCAACCACCACAAGAAGAAACGCCACACAGATCCAAGAACGCTCTCCTGATTGATCTTAACGAAACCTATGATAACGAGACTTCACTGGAGGATACCAACAACAACACATCAAAACCGCAGCAGAAACCTCTAGACTTCTTCCCATTAAGACAGCCTTACGTGCCTTCTTCTCCGTTTGGGATCTTTCCTCCTACTCAAGAGAACCGATCTAACTCCATCCGGTTTTCTTCTGGTCACAACAACCCCCAGTGGCTTGGGAATGTGCCAGCAATGGCTAACCAGCATCCATCTTCCTCCTCATATAGAGTATTACGTGGGTGTAACACATGCTACCAGAGTGTTCCTCATCAGTACAGAGAACCAGCTTCTTCTCATCAGATCTGGCCACCTTCCATTGTGCAACGACCACAGTGTCATCATCAGACACCAGTTTCTTCTTTCAACATGGATCAGTCAACGAGGCTTGGCCCCAGTAATAACAATACGTGGAACCTCAACTTTGTTACCCCCAACGGGAAGCAAAGATGTGATGGTAATAGATCAATGGACGCCTTCTCTAACGAAAGCTCTATACCGGCATTGAATCTGCTCAGCCTTATGGATCCTAGGTTGAGATCATCAAACGCTCCCGTTGACCACCATGGGAACGTTAATTTCACTAGAAGACATTTTCCACCGTCTAAGGAACGTATAGGGCTTGAAACAGGGGACTCTGGTAAGACAGCTTACCCAAGTAAACAGTCTCCTTTCAATTTTTACAGCAACGGGTTCGCACCTGAGGCTTCCCGGAAGAGTTTCCCTATCGGTCCACCGCTTGGTACGTCGTCGTTTTCGTTTCAAAACGCACAAGCAGCTCCATggagtcatcatcatcatcatcatcatcaagagAAGATAAACAAGAGCAAAGACACTGTGTTTCCTGGAAGCAACGACCAAGGGAGATTCCAGCTTCTCAGGGGATCTAACTCCATGAAGCTCCCTTTGAAAGAAATGAACCAAAAGAGGAAAGCAGAGAGCTCCAGTAACGCCTCTGCGTTGCCTCCTAAGAACAGTTCAGGGTCCTTTGAGTGCATcgtgaatagaaaccctgctgATTTCACCGTTGCTGAACCTGGGAATGTTTACATGTTAACGAGTGAAAATCTTAAGGTGGTAAGAAAACGTGCACCCTACAAGACAAAAGCAAGTTTGTGTAAAGAGGATGCAATGAAGCAGACTAAGAAGACCGTTGGTCCAGTTACAGAAAATGCCTAA
- the LOC106358528 gene encoding protein EMBRYONIC FLOWER 1-like isoform X2 has product MSSSIKINSISIDLAGAANEINMVKCDHFSIRGFVAETRERDDRKCWPFSEESVTLENQQSYPLPSLSVPKFRWWRCMSCIKDINADGIKGLHANSTSISGEKLDETSSVIPSQSKLNPLTITDQEKERDNDIAGSAVVENENVNCERAHKDDQTVTATTLVKKVHPPSMDASTVRNKIRKLASREQVGNKRSKVSKSSTDASSWKEKQNVTTFASSEIAGVVEDTPPKAIKNRYKDDKVSSESINLGFQRRKTRKVRLLSELIVDPETKANGGSNNIRQEESSSSSKARGRKRKVPPENNYVSRKLSKGGATSDQGDSDSADSGFDRDLIKGKKKNRRFQVVDEFVPSLPSQEGVHENDAAGSSKSALSKDKDSVPQRAEKKLKKKKNKPVIKDNEKSSLISFSSINTSSQSTRDLMNEERVGSSLDDHRLAAEGYFRKPIPPQVNNDRPVTSLHVPENAHVRPSDVEANSLQEFGSSSRPNTGGWLRTGVDAVDFSTTNNNNTDKGFADLFSVLQKEASGADRKGKTVMVQEHHEPLGSQSHDRNENTPEEANDDITLEIAELMAKNQYERCLPDKEDDVSNKQPPQEETPHRSKNALLIDLNETYDNETSLEDTNNNTSKPQQKPLDFFPLRQPYVPSSPFGIFPPTQENRSNSIRFSSGHNNPQWLGNVPAMANQHPSSSSYRVLRGCNTCYQSVPHQYREPASSHQIWPPSIVQRPQCHHQTPVSSFNMDQSTRLGPSNNNTWNLNFVTPNGKQRCDGNRSMDAFSNESSIPALNLLSLMDPRLRSSNAPVDHHGNVNFTRRHFPPSKERIGLETGDSGKTAYPSKQSPFNFYSNGFAPEASRKSFPIGPPLGTSSFSFQNAQAAPWSHHHHHHHQEKINKSKDTVFPGSNDQGRFQLLRGSNSMKLPLKEMNQKRKAESSSNASALPPKNSSGSFECIVNRNPADFTVAEPGNVYMLTSENLKVVRKRAPYKTKASLCKEDAMKQTKKTVGPVTENA; this is encoded by the exons ATGAGTTCCTCCATTAAGATCAACTCGATATCAATAGATCTCGCAGGCGCTGCCAACGAGATTAATATGGTAAAATGTGATCACTTCTCCATACG TGGATTCGTAGCTGAAACGCGTGAGAGAGACGATAGAAAATGTTGGCCATTCTCAGAAGAGAGTGTTACTTTGGAGAATCAACAAAGCTATCCCCTTCCTTCTTTATCTGTTCCAAAGTTTAGATGGTGGCGTTGTATGAGTTGCATCAAAGATATCAATGCTGATGGGATAAAGG gaCTGCATGCAAACTCAACAAGTATAAGCGGGGAAAAGCTAGATGAAACCTCTTCGGTTATCCCTAGTCAAAGCAAATTGAATCCACTAACAATCACCGATCAGGAGAAAGAAAGGGACAATGATATTGCAG GTAGTGCTGTTGTGGAGAATGAGAATGTAAACTGTGAAAGAGCTCATAAGGATGATCAGACAG TTACAGCTACTACGTTAGTCAAGAAAGTTCATCCTCCATCTATGGATGCTTCTACTGTTAGAAACAAGATCAGAAAGCTCGCGAGTCGAGAACAAGTAGGCAACAAGAGATCTAAAGTAAGCAAATCATCAACGGATGCCAGCAGCTGGAAAGAGAAGCAAAACGTGACAACTTTTGCATCATCAGAGATAGCTGGTGTGGTTGAGGATACGCCTCCCAAGGCAATCAAGAATCGTTATAAAGACGACAAGGTGTCATCAGAGAGTATAAATCTTGGGTTTCAGCGTAGGAAAACTCGCAAGGTTCGTCTACTCAGCGAGCTGATAGTTGATCCCGAGACCAAAGCTAATGGTGGTAGTAACAATATAAGACAAgaagagtcttcttcttcttcgaaggCTAGAGGTAGAAAAAGAAAGGTACCACCTGAAAACAACTATGTCAGCCGGAAACTAAGCAAAGGCGGCGCCACTTCTGATCAAGGTGATAGTGATTCAGCAGATAGTGGGTTTGACAGAGATCTTATTAAGGGTAAGAAGAAGAACAGAAGATTCCAGGTTGTTGACGAGTTTGTTCCATCACTTCCTTCTCAAGAGGGAGTCCATGAGAATGATGCAGCAGGTTCTAGTAAGAGTGCTTTGTCCAAGGATAAAGACTCGGTTCCTCAGAGAGCAGAGAAGAagctcaagaagaagaaaaacaagccTGTAATAAAGGATAACGAGAAGAGTAGCCTGATCAGTTTTAGTTCCATAAATACAAGCTCCCAATCTACTAGAGATTTAATGAATGAAGAAAGGGTTGGCAGTTCACTTGACGATCACCGTTTGGCTGCAGAAGGGTATTTCAGAAAACCTATCCCTCCTCAGGTTAATAATGATAGGCCGGTTACTTCTTTGCATGTGCCAGAGAATGCACATGTTAGGCCAAGTGATGTAGAAGCAAACAGTCTTCAAGAGTTTGGTTCCTCTTCTAGACCAAACACAGGTGGATGGTTGAGAACTGGAGTGGATGCTGTTGACTTCAGCaccaccaacaacaacaacacagaTAAAGGCTTTGCAGATCTATTTTCTGTGCTGCAAAAG GAAGCTTCTGGTGCAGACAGAAAGGGGAAGACAGTAATGGTCCAAGAACATCATGAACCTCTCGGAAGCCAAAGCCATGATAGAAATGAGAACACACCTGAAGAGGCAAACGATGATATCACTTTGGAGATAGCCGAGCTCATGGCTAAAAACCAATACGAGAGGTGTCTTCCAGACAAAGAAGATGACGTTAGCAACAAGCAACCACCACAAGAAGAAACGCCACACAGATCCAAGAACGCTCTCCTGATTGATCTTAACGAAACCTATGATAACGAGACTTCACTGGAGGATACCAACAACAACACATCAAAACCGCAGCAGAAACCTCTAGACTTCTTCCCATTAAGACAGCCTTACGTGCCTTCTTCTCCGTTTGGGATCTTTCCTCCTACTCAAGAGAACCGATCTAACTCCATCCGGTTTTCTTCTGGTCACAACAACCCCCAGTGGCTTGGGAATGTGCCAGCAATGGCTAACCAGCATCCATCTTCCTCCTCATATAGAGTATTACGTGGGTGTAACACATGCTACCAGAGTGTTCCTCATCAGTACAGAGAACCAGCTTCTTCTCATCAGATCTGGCCACCTTCCATTGTGCAACGACCACAGTGTCATCATCAGACACCAGTTTCTTCTTTCAACATGGATCAGTCAACGAGGCTTGGCCCCAGTAATAACAATACGTGGAACCTCAACTTTGTTACCCCCAACGGGAAGCAAAGATGTGATGGTAATAGATCAATGGACGCCTTCTCTAACGAAAGCTCTATACCGGCATTGAATCTGCTCAGCCTTATGGATCCTAGGTTGAGATCATCAAACGCTCCCGTTGACCACCATGGGAACGTTAATTTCACTAGAAGACATTTTCCACCGTCTAAGGAACGTATAGGGCTTGAAACAGGGGACTCTGGTAAGACAGCTTACCCAAGTAAACAGTCTCCTTTCAATTTTTACAGCAACGGGTTCGCACCTGAGGCTTCCCGGAAGAGTTTCCCTATCGGTCCACCGCTTGGTACGTCGTCGTTTTCGTTTCAAAACGCACAAGCAGCTCCATggagtcatcatcatcatcatcatcatcaagagAAGATAAACAAGAGCAAAGACACTGTGTTTCCTGGAAGCAACGACCAAGGGAGATTCCAGCTTCTCAGGGGATCTAACTCCATGAAGCTCCCTTTGAAAGAAATGAACCAAAAGAGGAAAGCAGAGAGCTCCAGTAACGCCTCTGCGTTGCCTCCTAAGAACAGTTCAGGGTCCTTTGAGTGCATcgtgaatagaaaccctgctgATTTCACCGTTGCTGAACCTGGGAATGTTTACATGTTAACGAGTGAAAATCTTAAGGTGGTAAGAAAACGTGCACCCTACAAGACAAAAGCAAGTTTGTGTAAAGAGGATGCAATGAAGCAGACTAAGAAGACCGTTGGTCCAGTTACAGAAAATGCCTAA
- the LOC106358528 gene encoding protein EMBRYONIC FLOWER 1-like isoform X3 — protein sequence MSCIKDINADGIKDLGLHANSTSISGEKLDETSSVIPSQSKLNPLTITDQEKERDNDIAGSAVVENENVNCERAHKDDQTVTATTLVKKVHPPSMDASTVRNKIRKLASREQVGNKRSKVSKSSTDASSWKEKQNVTTFASSEIAGVVEDTPPKAIKNRYKDDKVSSESINLGFQRRKTRKVRLLSELIVDPETKANGGSNNIRQEESSSSSKARGRKRKVPPENNYVSRKLSKGGATSDQGDSDSADSGFDRDLIKGKKKNRRFQVVDEFVPSLPSQEGVHENDAAGSSKSALSKDKDSVPQRAEKKLKKKKNKPVIKDNEKSSLISFSSINTSSQSTRDLMNEERVGSSLDDHRLAAEGYFRKPIPPQVNNDRPVTSLHVPENAHVRPSDVEANSLQEFGSSSRPNTGGWLRTGVDAVDFSTTNNNNTDKGFADLFSVLQKEASGADRKGKTVMVQEHHEPLGSQSHDRNENTPEEANDDITLEIAELMAKNQYERCLPDKEDDVSNKQPPQEETPHRSKNALLIDLNETYDNETSLEDTNNNTSKPQQKPLDFFPLRQPYVPSSPFGIFPPTQENRSNSIRFSSGHNNPQWLGNVPAMANQHPSSSSYRVLRGCNTCYQSVPHQYREPASSHQIWPPSIVQRPQCHHQTPVSSFNMDQSTRLGPSNNNTWNLNFVTPNGKQRCDGNRSMDAFSNESSIPALNLLSLMDPRLRSSNAPVDHHGNVNFTRRHFPPSKERIGLETGDSGKTAYPSKQSPFNFYSNGFAPEASRKSFPIGPPLGTSSFSFQNAQAAPWSHHHHHHHQEKINKSKDTVFPGSNDQGRFQLLRGSNSMKLPLKEMNQKRKAESSSNASALPPKNSSGSFECIVNRNPADFTVAEPGNVYMLTSENLKVVRKRAPYKTKASLCKEDAMKQTKKTVGPVTENA from the exons ATGAGTTGCATCAAAGATATCAATGCTGATGGGATAAAGG atttaggaCTGCATGCAAACTCAACAAGTATAAGCGGGGAAAAGCTAGATGAAACCTCTTCGGTTATCCCTAGTCAAAGCAAATTGAATCCACTAACAATCACCGATCAGGAGAAAGAAAGGGACAATGATATTGCAG GTAGTGCTGTTGTGGAGAATGAGAATGTAAACTGTGAAAGAGCTCATAAGGATGATCAGACAG TTACAGCTACTACGTTAGTCAAGAAAGTTCATCCTCCATCTATGGATGCTTCTACTGTTAGAAACAAGATCAGAAAGCTCGCGAGTCGAGAACAAGTAGGCAACAAGAGATCTAAAGTAAGCAAATCATCAACGGATGCCAGCAGCTGGAAAGAGAAGCAAAACGTGACAACTTTTGCATCATCAGAGATAGCTGGTGTGGTTGAGGATACGCCTCCCAAGGCAATCAAGAATCGTTATAAAGACGACAAGGTGTCATCAGAGAGTATAAATCTTGGGTTTCAGCGTAGGAAAACTCGCAAGGTTCGTCTACTCAGCGAGCTGATAGTTGATCCCGAGACCAAAGCTAATGGTGGTAGTAACAATATAAGACAAgaagagtcttcttcttcttcgaaggCTAGAGGTAGAAAAAGAAAGGTACCACCTGAAAACAACTATGTCAGCCGGAAACTAAGCAAAGGCGGCGCCACTTCTGATCAAGGTGATAGTGATTCAGCAGATAGTGGGTTTGACAGAGATCTTATTAAGGGTAAGAAGAAGAACAGAAGATTCCAGGTTGTTGACGAGTTTGTTCCATCACTTCCTTCTCAAGAGGGAGTCCATGAGAATGATGCAGCAGGTTCTAGTAAGAGTGCTTTGTCCAAGGATAAAGACTCGGTTCCTCAGAGAGCAGAGAAGAagctcaagaagaagaaaaacaagccTGTAATAAAGGATAACGAGAAGAGTAGCCTGATCAGTTTTAGTTCCATAAATACAAGCTCCCAATCTACTAGAGATTTAATGAATGAAGAAAGGGTTGGCAGTTCACTTGACGATCACCGTTTGGCTGCAGAAGGGTATTTCAGAAAACCTATCCCTCCTCAGGTTAATAATGATAGGCCGGTTACTTCTTTGCATGTGCCAGAGAATGCACATGTTAGGCCAAGTGATGTAGAAGCAAACAGTCTTCAAGAGTTTGGTTCCTCTTCTAGACCAAACACAGGTGGATGGTTGAGAACTGGAGTGGATGCTGTTGACTTCAGCaccaccaacaacaacaacacagaTAAAGGCTTTGCAGATCTATTTTCTGTGCTGCAAAAG GAAGCTTCTGGTGCAGACAGAAAGGGGAAGACAGTAATGGTCCAAGAACATCATGAACCTCTCGGAAGCCAAAGCCATGATAGAAATGAGAACACACCTGAAGAGGCAAACGATGATATCACTTTGGAGATAGCCGAGCTCATGGCTAAAAACCAATACGAGAGGTGTCTTCCAGACAAAGAAGATGACGTTAGCAACAAGCAACCACCACAAGAAGAAACGCCACACAGATCCAAGAACGCTCTCCTGATTGATCTTAACGAAACCTATGATAACGAGACTTCACTGGAGGATACCAACAACAACACATCAAAACCGCAGCAGAAACCTCTAGACTTCTTCCCATTAAGACAGCCTTACGTGCCTTCTTCTCCGTTTGGGATCTTTCCTCCTACTCAAGAGAACCGATCTAACTCCATCCGGTTTTCTTCTGGTCACAACAACCCCCAGTGGCTTGGGAATGTGCCAGCAATGGCTAACCAGCATCCATCTTCCTCCTCATATAGAGTATTACGTGGGTGTAACACATGCTACCAGAGTGTTCCTCATCAGTACAGAGAACCAGCTTCTTCTCATCAGATCTGGCCACCTTCCATTGTGCAACGACCACAGTGTCATCATCAGACACCAGTTTCTTCTTTCAACATGGATCAGTCAACGAGGCTTGGCCCCAGTAATAACAATACGTGGAACCTCAACTTTGTTACCCCCAACGGGAAGCAAAGATGTGATGGTAATAGATCAATGGACGCCTTCTCTAACGAAAGCTCTATACCGGCATTGAATCTGCTCAGCCTTATGGATCCTAGGTTGAGATCATCAAACGCTCCCGTTGACCACCATGGGAACGTTAATTTCACTAGAAGACATTTTCCACCGTCTAAGGAACGTATAGGGCTTGAAACAGGGGACTCTGGTAAGACAGCTTACCCAAGTAAACAGTCTCCTTTCAATTTTTACAGCAACGGGTTCGCACCTGAGGCTTCCCGGAAGAGTTTCCCTATCGGTCCACCGCTTGGTACGTCGTCGTTTTCGTTTCAAAACGCACAAGCAGCTCCATggagtcatcatcatcatcatcatcatcaagagAAGATAAACAAGAGCAAAGACACTGTGTTTCCTGGAAGCAACGACCAAGGGAGATTCCAGCTTCTCAGGGGATCTAACTCCATGAAGCTCCCTTTGAAAGAAATGAACCAAAAGAGGAAAGCAGAGAGCTCCAGTAACGCCTCTGCGTTGCCTCCTAAGAACAGTTCAGGGTCCTTTGAGTGCATcgtgaatagaaaccctgctgATTTCACCGTTGCTGAACCTGGGAATGTTTACATGTTAACGAGTGAAAATCTTAAGGTGGTAAGAAAACGTGCACCCTACAAGACAAAAGCAAGTTTGTGTAAAGAGGATGCAATGAAGCAGACTAAGAAGACCGTTGGTCCAGTTACAGAAAATGCCTAA
- the BNAC03G04890D gene encoding uncharacterized protein BNAC03G04890D isoform X2, with amino-acid sequence MNSVVKLLAFIFIFTISAVRSREIEENVKFFKLNEKVIYDCVDIHKQPSLSHPLLHNHKIQMEPSFSIPNPKYKEKHSTPLTVESHETHFAGVRTQDKSPYHGLAAWMSVHDLNVSNDQISYTAIYVESGVNNKVNSIQTGWMVNPSLFGDNRTWSYGFWKGANGAGCYNTICPGFVQVSKTDLLSAPFPYPGKGQGERAVYTSILQDKITGNWWTTDVKYRGPDTHIGYWPKELFDLIANSVDMVGVTGAVRASSSGISPPMGNGLLPTEDEKASAHVKNLEILDSEFIVQESNKYNLEKVLDNNKCYGLKDGKKGISFKESILFTYGGPGGDSCGI; translated from the exons ATGAATTCTGTTGTTAAACTCCTCGCGTTCATATTTATATTCACAATTTCTGCAGTTCGATCGAGAGAAATTGAAGAAAATGTGAAATTCTTCAAG TTAAATGAAAAGGTCATATACGATTGTGTGGATATACATAAACAACCTTCGTTGAGTCACCCACTACTCCATAACCATAAAATCCAG ATGGAACCATCTTTTTCGATACCTAACCCAAAATATAAAg AAAAACATTCTACTCCACTTACGGTCGAAAGCCATGAAACACAT TTTGCCGGAGTTAGAACACAAGATAAAAGCCCTTACCATGGTTTGGCTGCTTGGATGAGTGTGCATGATTTGAACGTTAGTAACGACCAGATTTCCTACACTGCCATATATGTAGAAAGTGGAGTTAACAACAAAGTTAACTCTATCCAAACTGGTTGGATG gtgaATCCAAGTTTATTTGGTGACAATCGCACATGGAGTTATGGATTTTGGaag GGTGCCAATGGAGCAGGCTGTTATAATACAATATGTCCTGGTTTTGTTCAAGTGTCAAAAACTGATCTTTTAAGTGCACCTTTTCCTTATCCCGGCAAAGGACAAGGAGAAAGAGCAGTCTATACTAGTATTTTACAA GATAAAATAACAGGAAATTGGTGGACAACAGATGTAAAATACAGAGGACCAGATACACATATTGGTTATTGGCCAAAAGAACTATTTGATCTTATAGCTAATAGTGTGGATATGGTTGGAGTTACGGGAGCAGTCCGGGCTTCATCATCTGGTATAAGTCCGCCGATGGGTAATGGTCTTCTACCAACTGAAGATGAAAAAGCGTCTGCACATGTTAAAAACCTTGAAATCTTAGATTCTGAGTTTATAGTCCAAGAAAGTAACAAATATAATTTAGAAAAGGTATTAGATAACAACAAATGTTATGGCTTAAAGGATGGTAAGAAAGGTATTTCCTTCAAAGAATCCATTTTGTTTACATATGGTGGACCTGGGGGAGATTCTTGTGGAATCTAG
- the BNAC03G04890D gene encoding uncharacterized protein BNAC03G04890D isoform X1 yields MNSVVKLLAFIFIFTISAVRSREIEENVKFFKLNEKVIYDCVDIHKQPSLSHPLLHNHKIQMEPSFSIPNPKYKGKKGNKIKRTIDCPNGMVPIQRNTNEYVANGKYWAEKHSTPLTVESHETHFAGVRTQDKSPYHGLAAWMSVHDLNVSNDQISYTAIYVESGVNNKVNSIQTGWMVNPSLFGDNRTWSYGFWKGANGAGCYNTICPGFVQVSKTDLLSAPFPYPGKGQGERAVYTSILQDKITGNWWTTDVKYRGPDTHIGYWPKELFDLIANSVDMVGVTGAVRASSSGISPPMGNGLLPTEDEKASAHVKNLEILDSEFIVQESNKYNLEKVLDNNKCYGLKDGKKGISFKESILFTYGGPGGDSCGI; encoded by the exons ATGAATTCTGTTGTTAAACTCCTCGCGTTCATATTTATATTCACAATTTCTGCAGTTCGATCGAGAGAAATTGAAGAAAATGTGAAATTCTTCAAG TTAAATGAAAAGGTCATATACGATTGTGTGGATATACATAAACAACCTTCGTTGAGTCACCCACTACTCCATAACCATAAAATCCAG ATGGAACCATCTTTTTCGATACCTAACCCAAAATATAAAggtaaaaaaggaaataaaattaaaagaaccATCGACTGTCCAAATGGAATGGTTCCTATACAAAGGAACACAAATGAATATGTTGCAAATGGTAAATATTGGGCAGAAAAACATTCTACTCCACTTACGGTCGAAAGCCATGAAACACAT TTTGCCGGAGTTAGAACACAAGATAAAAGCCCTTACCATGGTTTGGCTGCTTGGATGAGTGTGCATGATTTGAACGTTAGTAACGACCAGATTTCCTACACTGCCATATATGTAGAAAGTGGAGTTAACAACAAAGTTAACTCTATCCAAACTGGTTGGATG gtgaATCCAAGTTTATTTGGTGACAATCGCACATGGAGTTATGGATTTTGGaag GGTGCCAATGGAGCAGGCTGTTATAATACAATATGTCCTGGTTTTGTTCAAGTGTCAAAAACTGATCTTTTAAGTGCACCTTTTCCTTATCCCGGCAAAGGACAAGGAGAAAGAGCAGTCTATACTAGTATTTTACAA GATAAAATAACAGGAAATTGGTGGACAACAGATGTAAAATACAGAGGACCAGATACACATATTGGTTATTGGCCAAAAGAACTATTTGATCTTATAGCTAATAGTGTGGATATGGTTGGAGTTACGGGAGCAGTCCGGGCTTCATCATCTGGTATAAGTCCGCCGATGGGTAATGGTCTTCTACCAACTGAAGATGAAAAAGCGTCTGCACATGTTAAAAACCTTGAAATCTTAGATTCTGAGTTTATAGTCCAAGAAAGTAACAAATATAATTTAGAAAAGGTATTAGATAACAACAAATGTTATGGCTTAAAGGATGGTAAGAAAGGTATTTCCTTCAAAGAATCCATTTTGTTTACATATGGTGGACCTGGGGGAGATTCTTGTGGAATCTAG